The Candidatus Eisenbacteria bacterium sequence CCGGCTCGCGCTCGGCGGCCGCACGATCCTCGACGACGTGAGCTTCGCCATCTCGGCCGGCGAGGTCGTGGGCCTTCTCGGACCGAACGGGGCGGGCAAGACGACCACGCTGTCGGTGCTCTCGACCCTGCGGCGCCCCGACGCCGGCATGGTGGCGGTCGCCGGCCACTCGGTTTCGGACGCGCCGTCGGCGGTGCGGAGCGCGCTCGGCGTCGTCCCGCAGTCGATCGCGCTCTATCCGTCCCTCTCGGCGCGCGAGAATCTCTGGTTCTTCGCGCGTGCCGCCCGCCTGGGCGGCGGCGCCGCGCGCGCGGCGGTCGATCGCGCGCTCGTCCTGGTCGGCCTCGAGGACCGCGCGGCCGACGTGGTGGCGACGTTCTCGGGCGGCATGCAGCGGCGCCTCAACCTCGCGTGCGGGCTCCTGCACGCGCCCCGCGTGGTGCTCCTGGACGAGGCGACGGTCGGCGTCGATCCGCAGTCGCGCGAGCGGATCCTCGACGCCGTCCGCGGCGAGGCGACGCGCGGCGCGGCCGTCCTCTTCAGCACGCACCTGCTCGAGGAAGCCGAGCGCGTCTGCGATCGCGTCGTGCTGCTGGACCACGGGCGGGTGATCGCCTCCGGAACGCCGGCGGCGCTCGTGCACGAGCTGGGCGAGGGCCTGCGGCTGACGCTCGTCACGCGCGAACCGCTGCCGGCGGGATGGCTCGACGGCGCTGGCGCCGGGTCCGCCGCGGGTGCGCCGGTCGTGACGCCGCGCGGTCACGAGGCGCTGGTGACGCTCGCGACCCTCGCCGACGCCGCGCTCGTGCTCGAGCGCGCGACCGCCGTGGGCGGCGACGTGCTGGAGTTCCACCTCCACCAGACGGATCTCCAGGACGTCTTCCTGCGCCTCACGGGCCGCGAGCTGCGCGACTGATGGGTGCGCTCGGACCCCTGTTCGCGAAGGATCTGCGCCTGCTCTGGCGCGATCGCGCCGGGCTCTTCTTCCTCATGATCGCGCCCATGGTCGTGATCGCCGTCGCGGGCTTCTCGCTCGCGAACCTCTACGGCGCCGACCCGAGCGGGCAGACGGCCTACGAGCTGCCGTTCGTCGACGAGGACGGCGGCGCGCTCGGCCGCACCATCCGCGAGCGGCTCGCGAACGAGACCTCGGTGCGGCTCGAGCCGGTCGCCACACGCGCCGAGGCCCAGGACCTCGTCCGCCGCAAGCGCGCCGGCTCGGCCCTGGTCGTCCCCGCGGGCACCGCGGCGGCGCTCGACCGGGGCGAGCCCGCCCGGCTCGTCCTCTACGTCGATACGGTCAAGTACCTCGAGCGCCTGAACGTGCGCGCCAAGCTCTCCGAGCTGCGCGAGGGGCTGGCGCGCGAACGCGCGACGCGGCTCGCCGACGACGCGCGCGCCGAGCGCGAGCGGGTGGCGCGGCAGCTCGGCGAGCTGCGCAGCCGGACGCTGCGCGCGCGCGACGAGATCGAAGCGGCCTGGAACGACGCCGCCAAGCGACGGCGTGGCGCCGAGGCGTCGATCGCTCGCGCACGCGACGACGTGGCGCACGCGCTCGATGCTCGCCTCGCGCCGCTCCGCGCCTACCTCGAGCAGCTCGCGGGGAAGCGCCGGGCCCTCGAAGACTGGCTCGCGGAGCTGCGCCGGCTCGCGGGAAGTCGCGCCGACGCGATCCCCCCGCCACCGTCCTTCCCCGACCCGCCGCCGATGGTCTCTGCGGCGGGTGCGCTGCCGAAGCTCGAGATCGAGCTGCCGGCGCTCCCCGCGCTGCCGAAGATCGACGTACCGGACGTCGAGCTGCCGCCTGCGCCCGCCGCCGTGCGCGCCTCGCTCGGCGTCGACGAGGTGAACGTCGGGGGCGGCGCCGTCACCATGAACACCTTCGACCAGAACGTGCCCGGTTTCGCGGTGACCTTCATCCTCCTCGGCATGCTGCTCGGCGTCTCGCTCGGCCTCGTCGACGAGCGCGACTGGGGCACGCTCGATCGGCTGCGCGCCATGCCGGTGTCCTTGACGCAGGTGCTGGTCGCGAAGCTCGGCTCGCGCTTCTGCGTCGGGGTCGCGCAGATGATCGTGCTCCTCGCGGTCGGGTGGCTCTGCTTCGGCGTCTCGCTGGGGCCCGAGCCGTGGGCCCTCGTGCTCCCCACCATCGGGATCGTCTTCGCGGGCGCGGCCTTCGGGCTCGTGGTCGCGGGTACGACGCGGTCGCGCGAGGCCCTGCTGCCCGTCGGATCCATCGTGATCATGACGATGGCCGCCGTCGGCGGCTGCTGGTGGCCCATCGATCTCGAGCCGCGCTGGATGCGGCAGGTGGCGCTCGCGTTTCCCACCACCTGGGCGATGGACGCGTTCAACGACCTCATGATGCGACACCGCCGGCACGAGGCGGCGCTCGTGCCGACGGCGGTGATGCTGACGTACGGGCTCGCGTACCTCGCAGCCGGCGTCGGCCTCTACCGGCGCCGGCTGCGATGAGCGGCGATCCGGCCGCCTGGCGGCGGGCAGGTGCCCGGTGGTAGCGTCCCGCGCCGTGCCGCCCACCATCGGGCTCGACGTCGGCGCGACGCTTTGCAAGCTCGCGGTGCGAGGTCCGACCCTGGCAACGGAGCATCATCCGTCGCGCGACCTCGCACCCGTGCGGGCGCGGCTCGAGACGCTCGGCCCCACGCGGGTCGCCGCGACCGGGGGTGGCGCGATCGGCCTCGGCGCCGAGGTGGCCGGCGTGCCCGTGACGCACGTCCCCGAGTTCGAGGCCTGGGCGCGGGGTGCGCCGATCGTCGCCGCCGACGAGGGGGTCGTGCTGCCCGATCGCTATCTGCTCGTCTCACTCGGAACGGGAACTTCGATCTTGTCGGTCGACGATGGGCACGTCGCCCGCGTCGGCGGCACGGCGCTCGGCGGCGGCACGGTGCTCGGCCTCGGACGGCTCCTGCTCGGCGCCGAGTCGTTTCGCGCGATCGCCGAGCTGGCGTCCCAGGGCGATCGCCGGCGCGTCGATCTCCTGGTCGGCGACGTCTACCGCGACGTCGCGCCCGCCATCGCCGCCGACCTGACGGCGTCGAGCTTCGCGAAGCTCGCGTCGACGCAGCCCGGGGACGTCGCGCACGCGCTCATGGGGCTCGTCGGCGAGAACGTCGCCCTCATCTGCGGTGGGCTCGCGCGCGAGACCCGGATCGACACGGTCGTGTACTGCGGCTCGACGTTGGTGGGGAATCCGGCGCT is a genomic window containing:
- a CDS encoding ABC transporter ATP-binding protein; protein product: MTLVEVRGLRLALGGRTILDDVSFAISAGEVVGLLGPNGAGKTTTLSVLSTLRRPDAGMVAVAGHSVSDAPSAVRSALGVVPQSIALYPSLSARENLWFFARAARLGGGAARAAVDRALVLVGLEDRAADVVATFSGGMQRRLNLACGLLHAPRVVLLDEATVGVDPQSRERILDAVRGEATRGAAVLFSTHLLEEAERVCDRVVLLDHGRVIASGTPAALVHELGEGLRLTLVTREPLPAGWLDGAGAGSAAGAPVVTPRGHEALVTLATLADAALVLERATAVGGDVLEFHLHQTDLQDVFLRLTGRELRD
- a CDS encoding ABC transporter permease; this translates as MGALGPLFAKDLRLLWRDRAGLFFLMIAPMVVIAVAGFSLANLYGADPSGQTAYELPFVDEDGGALGRTIRERLANETSVRLEPVATRAEAQDLVRRKRAGSALVVPAGTAAALDRGEPARLVLYVDTVKYLERLNVRAKLSELREGLARERATRLADDARAERERVARQLGELRSRTLRARDEIEAAWNDAAKRRRGAEASIARARDDVAHALDARLAPLRAYLEQLAGKRRALEDWLAELRRLAGSRADAIPPPPSFPDPPPMVSAAGALPKLEIELPALPALPKIDVPDVELPPAPAAVRASLGVDEVNVGGGAVTMNTFDQNVPGFAVTFILLGMLLGVSLGLVDERDWGTLDRLRAMPVSLTQVLVAKLGSRFCVGVAQMIVLLAVGWLCFGVSLGPEPWALVLPTIGIVFAGAAFGLVVAGTTRSREALLPVGSIVIMTMAAVGGCWWPIDLEPRWMRQVALAFPTTWAMDAFNDLMMRHRRHEAALVPTAVMLTYGLAYLAAGVGLYRRRLR